ATGTTGGCGTTTATTGCCTCAATTCTAGGTTCGTTTTTAGTTAGATCTGGAGTGGTAACTTCCGTACATAGTTTTGCAGCAGATCCTACTAAGGGAGTGGGTATTTTATGTTTTTTAATTATAATAGTTATTTTTTCACTTTATGTATTATTTAAAGCTCAGTTAAAGAGAGATATCCAGCAGCCGCACATAGAATTTAACTTTAAACTGCTTTCTAGAGAAATGAGCATACTGATTAATAATTTATTGATGGTGATTGCTTTTATTATCATTGTTTTTGCTACCCTTTATCCAATAGGGCTTAATCTTGTAACTGGACAAAGTATTACTGTCGGTAATAGCTATTTTAATAATACTCTTGGTTCAATTTTTATTGTTGTGATGCTGGCTTGTGGTCTTAGTCATTCTTTAAGTTGGAGGGTGAGTAAGATGAAAGCAATTATTAGTAAAAATATGTTATCCATAATGATTGCAAGCTTAGTGGCTTTTTTAATTATTCATTTGTATGGTCAGGTATCTTTTGCAGTAGTAATGGGAATTTTTTCAAGTAGCTATTTAGTCTGCTCATCGTTGTACTTTCTTATTTTAAATAAAACCAAGTTGCCGTTCTTGCTGGCTCATTTAGGTTTTGGAGTATTGTTATTAGGAGCGATTATTTCGGTTAATTATGAAACTGCTTATGAAGATTATATTAAAATTGGTGATGAAATTAAAATTCATAATAAAACATTTATATTAGAGCAGATTAAACATGAAGCGGGGCCAAATTATTTTTGTAGGGTTGCAAAATTTAAAGTAAGTATAGATGATTATAAGATTATTTATATTTATCCTGAGTCACGGCTTTATCCAGTTGAGGGATCAATAACTAGCGATAGTGATGTATATCATAGTTTAAAAGAAGATATTTATATATCAATTAGCGAACTAAAAGATGAACAATATTTACATGTTAGAATTTATAATAAGCCGTTGATTAGCCTACTATGGTTGGGTGGGTTAATTATATTAATTGGAGCAATTAAGTTAATTTTCATTAAATTTAACGTTGTTATTTAGACTTTATTTACGATAACGTAATATAAACGATGTTAACCATGGCTGGTTGATATTAACCGTTAATATAAGGAGATTACTATGTTTGTTCAATTTGGAGCTTTAGCGATTGGTCTATTAGTAATTGCGGTACTTGCTGATAACCCCATGCATGAAGGCTTTGTATATTTAAATGAAGTTGATCCTACTATTATCCAGTCTGTTAAATATTGTAAGGAGGAGAATTTTGTTGGAAGGCCGATTAAAGGTTATGAAGCTTGTGAAATTATTATTACTAAAAAAACTGCTGAAAGGTTGAAATATGTTCAATCTAAAGTTAATCAATTGGGATATGGTTTGGTAGTTTATGATGGTTATAGGCCGATAAGAGCGGTTAATGATTTTATTGATTGGTCTCAAGACTTAGTTAACCAGCAAAATAAGAATTTATATTACCCTCGTATTGATAAATCAAAAGCAGTTGAATTTGGGTATTTATCCTCTAAGTCTTCACATATTCGTGGTAGTTCCGTAGATGTAACTTTAATTAAAATTGGGGGTAATATTAAACCAATTGTAATAGAAGCGCGTTATCTTAATGATGGGTATAAAATTCCTTATTTAGATGATGGCACAGTGGATATGGGTACTTCATTTAACTTTTTTGATGTAGCATCATATCAATTTAGTCCATTAATTGAAAGCTACCAACAAAATAACCGTGACTTGCTTAAATATGAAATGGAAGAAGCGGGCTTTAGAGGTTATAATAAAAAATGGTGGCACTTTACTTTAGAAGATGAACCTCATAAAGAAAGATATTTCGACTTTATAATTAAACCAAAAAGGTAACTACTACTAATAGTTATAATTGAAGGTTTTAGAAGGGCTGGCTTGTGTAGCTGTCCCTCTTTTTGTTGCTCTGTTTAATAAATTATTCTATTGCCAATTAATTGTTAATATCATTTAAACTCTATATTATTATATTTTTAAAAATAAGCTTATCTCATTGATAGATTTATTTTTTTTATAGTAATAAATTAAGAAGCAGATATAATTACAAGAAATTTTAAATTTATACTTAAATGAAAAAAGCAAGGTTAAAAGTTTTACTTAGCTTCCTAATGTTCGCTGTGGCAATAATTATTATTAATAATACTTACCAACCAGAGTTTAAAGGTGAGATTAATCGTAAACAAATTGGTTTGCAACTCGAGCAAGATTATCAATTTACTGAGCTAAATCAACAACATAGCTTTGCATTAAAAGAGATAAATTCTAAATTTTATATTATTAATTTTATTGCTTCCTGGTGTAATCTATGCAACAAGCAGGCAAAAGTTTTATTAAAATTAAAAGAGCAGTATAATATACCAATTTACGCAATGCCTTGGCATGATAGCGAGTATAATATTAACTTATATCTTGAGTTTAATAACAGTAAAAAAGATTATGATAAAGTTTTAATTGATAAAACCGGATGGTTTTCTAAAGAGCTTGAAATTTTTGCGTTGCCTACCACGTTATTAGTAGATGAAAATCATCAAATTCGTTTTTTTGTAACCGGAGTAATCAATGAGTATGTTATTAAAAAGTATATTCTGCCTATTATTGATAATAAATAACCTTTATGCTGATTATGAACAAGATAAGCAAAGAGAATATTATCTTTACCAGCAGTTTAAGTGCTTAACTTGTGCAGGGCAAACTATTGAAGGTTCTAATACAGAATTTGCGATCAAGCTTAAGCAGCAGATTGTAAATTTAATGGAGCAAGGCAATACTAATGAAGAAATAATCCAAATAATAATCGATGAGTATGGAGAGCAAGTTTTAGCTAACCCTGATCTTGAGCAGCAAAAATTATTAATGATAATACCTATTCTGATTGGTGTTTTAGGGGCCGGGTTACTAATTTTGCTTTACATAAGAAAGCGTACTCAGGTATAACCTATAGTCTATAGTCCTTAGAAAATATCGTGGCATGAGCAATTTATTCGAACAAAAATCTAAAACTAAACCTTCTATTGATTATGATGCTTCGCAAATTGAAGTGTTAGAAGGGTTAGAGCCAGTAAGAAAACGTCCAGGAATGTATATTGGGGGTACGGACGAAAATGCCCTCCATCATTTACCCGTTGAGATTATTGATAACTCCACTGATGAAGCTGTTGCGGGCTTTGCTACTAAAATTCATTTTATGCTTTCTGCTGATAATAAAATTACTATCGCTGATAACGGAAGAGGAATTCCTTTTGATCCACATCCTAAGTTTCCAGGAAAAACTGCGTTAGAGGTAATTTTAACTACTCTTCACTCTGGTGGTAAGTTTAGTAATAAGGCTTATCAAACTGCCGGTGGTTTGCATGGTGTGGGAATTTCAGTAGTTAATGCCTTATCTGATTTTTTTGAAGTGGAAGTGGTAAGGCATGGCCAAAGAATTGTACAGCGTTATGAGAAGGGCCATAAGGTTTTTGAAGAAACTACTGAGTTTGGTAAACCTCGAGTTAGTGGTACTTCTATAACTTTTCATCCTGATCCTGAAATTTTTGGTAATGAATTTTATTTTAGGCCTAAAAAATTATATGCTTTAGCTAAGTCAAAAGCTTATTTGTTCAGAGGATTGGAGATAAAATGGCAATGCGATCCTGCTATTGCTCTCGAAGTGCCAGCTCAAGAAAATATTAAATTTCCTGAAGGTATCGTTGATTATTTAAAAGATTATTTGGGTGATGCATCTTTAGTAGGTGGTAATTATTTTTCGGGTTTAGAGAAATTTTATGATTCACAAAATCGTCCTGCCAAAATTGAATGGGCGCTAGCTTGGATTGCTGAAAATGAAGAAGCTCATATTAAAAGCTATTGTAATACGATCAATACTCTTCAAGGTGGGGTGCATGAGCAAGGTTTTAGGCAAGGCTTACTTAAAAGTTTAAAATCTTTTGCTGACCTTACTAATAACAAAAAAGCTAGCCAGATAACCAATGATGATTTAGCCAGTGGAATAGCGCTCGTGTTATCTATTTTTATTAGTGAGCCGCAATTTTTAGGGCAGACTAAGGAAAAGCTGTTAAATCATGATATATCACGAGCTATTGAAGCTGCTGTAAAAAATCATTATGATCACTATTTTGGTATTAATAAGCAGCAGGGTACTTTGGTGCTTGAGTATTTAATTCAGGTGGCTGAGGATCGAATTAATCGTAAAAAAGCTAGAGATGTATCTAGGAAAACCCTTACTCAAAAATTAAGGCTTCCTGGTAAGTTAGCCGATTGTGCGCGTAGTTCAGCACAAGGCACCGAAATTTTTATTGTAGAAGGTGACTCAGCAGGCGGGTCTGCTAAGCAAGCCAGAAGGCGAGAAACTCAGGCGGTATTACCACTGCGCGGTAAAATTCTGAATGTTGCAAGTAATAGTAGAGATAAGATGCTTGCCAACCAAGAACTTAATGATCTGATGACTGCCTTGGGTTGTGGCATAGGAAAAAACTTTGATTTTGAGCAGTTAAGATACGAAAAAGTTATTATCATGACTGATGCTGATGTGGATGGTGCTCATATTGCTAGTTTATTAATGACCTTTTTCTTTTTGCAAATGCCTGAGATGGTAAGACGGGGGAGTTTGTATTTAGCTAAGCCGCCGCTTTACCGTGTAGTTCATGGTAATAAGACCTATTATGCTCAAGATGATAAAGAGCTTGAAAAGCTTAAAAAAAAGCTAAGAGGGAATATTGAAGTAGGGCGTTTTAAGGGGCTAGGAGAAATGACAGCTCCACAGCTAAAAGAAACTACTATGGATCCTACTACTCGGATACTCCAGAAAGTTACTTTGCTGAATGAAGAAGAAGCAAAGAACTCTATTGAAACATTAATGGGTAAAAAGCCTGAGCTAAGGTTTAGGTTTATTCAAGAACAAACTGCTAATCTTAACAACCTTAAAGAAGAATTGGATATATAACATATGAGCGAAGAAAAATCATATATGGATTTTGCACAAAATTATTTTCAACTTTTAGTAGAATATCCTAATGTATTAAATAACTATTGGAATAATAGTGTAGCAAATCTTGATAATTCTTATTTTAATAATGGAAGCGATGTTCAGGAATTGTTATCCCAAGCGTTTAATAAG
This window of the Rickettsiales endosymbiont of Stachyamoeba lipophora genome carries:
- a CDS encoding heme lyase CcmF/NrfE family subunit, with translation MIAIFGQCLLYLILLNNSAIIMASFKQKFELHQKLVSSLLFLSVITVINLIYAFIVSDFSVLLVYLHSHTLKPLLYKIGGAWGNHEGSLLLMTLVINIYLWVFNKYTLVDAACKQKVSSVNAIINLFIVSYIIFLNNPFELNLHQASNGLGLNPLLQDVGLMIHPPILYCGYMGFVLSFCVSIYALRNNNHSPTVFRLLRNFVLVAWSFLTLGIILGSWWAYRELGWGGFWFWDPVENVSLMPWFIATALLHTVILAINKNILQYWVHFLSMLAFIASILGSFLVRSGVVTSVHSFAADPTKGVGILCFLIIIVIFSLYVLFKAQLKRDIQQPHIEFNFKLLSREMSILINNLLMVIAFIIIVFATLYPIGLNLVTGQSITVGNSYFNNTLGSIFIVVMLACGLSHSLSWRVSKMKAIISKNMLSIMIASLVAFLIIHLYGQVSFAVVMGIFSSSYLVCSSLYFLILNKTKLPFLLAHLGFGVLLLGAIISVNYETAYEDYIKIGDEIKIHNKTFILEQIKHEAGPNYFCRVAKFKVSIDDYKIIYIYPESRLYPVEGSITSDSDVYHSLKEDIYISISELKDEQYLHVRIYNKPLISLLWLGGLIILIGAIKLIFIKFNVVI
- a CDS encoding cytochrome c-type biogenesis protein CcmH, whose amino-acid sequence is MIINNLYADYEQDKQREYYLYQQFKCLTCAGQTIEGSNTEFAIKLKQQIVNLMEQGNTNEEIIQIIIDEYGEQVLANPDLEQQKLLMIIPILIGVLGAGLLILLYIRKRTQV
- a CDS encoding M15 family metallopeptidase translates to MFVQFGALAIGLLVIAVLADNPMHEGFVYLNEVDPTIIQSVKYCKEENFVGRPIKGYEACEIIITKKTAERLKYVQSKVNQLGYGLVVYDGYRPIRAVNDFIDWSQDLVNQQNKNLYYPRIDKSKAVEFGYLSSKSSHIRGSSVDVTLIKIGGNIKPIVIEARYLNDGYKIPYLDDGTVDMGTSFNFFDVASYQFSPLIESYQQNNRDLLKYEMEEAGFRGYNKKWWHFTLEDEPHKERYFDFIIKPKR
- a CDS encoding TlpA family protein disulfide reductase, with amino-acid sequence MKKARLKVLLSFLMFAVAIIIINNTYQPEFKGEINRKQIGLQLEQDYQFTELNQQHSFALKEINSKFYIINFIASWCNLCNKQAKVLLKLKEQYNIPIYAMPWHDSEYNINLYLEFNNSKKDYDKVLIDKTGWFSKELEIFALPTTLLVDENHQIRFFVTGVINEYVIKKYILPIIDNK
- the parE gene encoding DNA topoisomerase IV subunit B — its product is MSNLFEQKSKTKPSIDYDASQIEVLEGLEPVRKRPGMYIGGTDENALHHLPVEIIDNSTDEAVAGFATKIHFMLSADNKITIADNGRGIPFDPHPKFPGKTALEVILTTLHSGGKFSNKAYQTAGGLHGVGISVVNALSDFFEVEVVRHGQRIVQRYEKGHKVFEETTEFGKPRVSGTSITFHPDPEIFGNEFYFRPKKLYALAKSKAYLFRGLEIKWQCDPAIALEVPAQENIKFPEGIVDYLKDYLGDASLVGGNYFSGLEKFYDSQNRPAKIEWALAWIAENEEAHIKSYCNTINTLQGGVHEQGFRQGLLKSLKSFADLTNNKKASQITNDDLASGIALVLSIFISEPQFLGQTKEKLLNHDISRAIEAAVKNHYDHYFGINKQQGTLVLEYLIQVAEDRINRKKARDVSRKTLTQKLRLPGKLADCARSSAQGTEIFIVEGDSAGGSAKQARRRETQAVLPLRGKILNVASNSRDKMLANQELNDLMTALGCGIGKNFDFEQLRYEKVIIMTDADVDGAHIASLLMTFFFLQMPEMVRRGSLYLAKPPLYRVVHGNKTYYAQDDKELEKLKKKLRGNIEVGRFKGLGEMTAPQLKETTMDPTTRILQKVTLLNEEEAKNSIETLMGKKPELRFRFIQEQTANLNNLKEELDI